One part of the Salinivirga cyanobacteriivorans genome encodes these proteins:
- a CDS encoding sensor histidine kinase translates to MNKDICYGVLKSSLQELLNINSTKEIYDIIGQGLNKCVRNSIIIVNEVTENETMTITRGIYGLEKKRLQHYYDMFGINPIGKAFSLTSELGKLYQKGGLHTISGGLTAFSNNVFEDKILFTVSKLLDIKQIYSIGLKKEQKVIAAIHIFKRHEESIAEKDMVKQIIGQAEIALQNRIYQMELEDALQSKKKFLSILAHDLKNPFTSIIGIMQLINRGFSRYSSEKLQRLVKQVLGEAQNTHNLLDNLLTWANAEQDNLSFNEERIDLHEICSDIIKQFKLSAEQKKIKIVHSIPADTIVLGDYQMLHTIIRNLVSNAVKFTPVQGKIRIFTENKGNGNIDICVSDSGEGIDEETRLKILNSKLLSSKRGTQNEKGSGLGLIIVRDFIKLHNSTLKIISTPETGTKFCFSLQEANN, encoded by the coding sequence ATGAACAAAGATATTTGCTATGGGGTACTTAAATCAAGCCTGCAGGAACTGCTCAATATAAACTCCACGAAAGAAATTTACGACATAATCGGGCAGGGACTTAATAAATGCGTACGTAATTCAATAATCATTGTAAATGAGGTTACCGAGAATGAAACAATGACAATTACACGCGGTATTTATGGCCTTGAAAAGAAACGACTGCAACATTATTATGATATGTTTGGTATAAACCCCATAGGTAAGGCTTTTAGCCTGACCAGCGAACTAGGAAAACTATACCAAAAAGGGGGGCTACACACCATTTCAGGAGGTCTTACCGCTTTCAGTAATAATGTGTTTGAAGACAAAATATTATTCACCGTAAGCAAATTATTGGATATAAAGCAAATTTACAGCATTGGTTTGAAAAAAGAGCAAAAAGTAATAGCCGCCATTCATATTTTTAAGCGGCACGAGGAATCAATTGCTGAAAAAGATATGGTAAAACAAATAATCGGGCAGGCTGAAATTGCTTTACAAAACAGAATTTATCAAATGGAACTTGAAGATGCATTGCAATCAAAAAAGAAGTTCCTGTCCATATTGGCCCACGACCTGAAAAACCCATTCACCAGCATAATAGGCATCATGCAGCTAATTAACAGAGGTTTTTCAAGGTATTCTTCAGAAAAACTACAACGATTGGTTAAACAAGTATTAGGTGAGGCACAGAACACTCATAATCTGCTCGATAATCTTTTGACATGGGCCAATGCTGAACAAGATAACCTCAGCTTTAATGAAGAACGAATTGATTTACATGAAATTTGCAGCGACATTATTAAACAGTTTAAACTTTCAGCTGAGCAAAAGAAAATCAAAATAGTGCACAGCATTCCGGCAGATACAATTGTATTAGGCGACTACCAGATGCTGCATACCATAATCCGCAACCTGGTATCGAATGCTGTAAAATTCACACCCGTACAGGGAAAAATCAGAATTTTTACTGAAAATAAAGGAAACGGAAATATTGACATTTGTGTTTCAGACTCTGGTGAAGGCATTGACGAAGAAACTAGATTGAAAATTCTTAATAGTAAACTTTTATCATCTAAACGCGGCACACAAAACGAAAAAGGTAGTGGCCTTGGATTAATCATTGTTCGCGACTTTATCAAGCTACACAACAGCACGTTAAAAATTATTTCCACCCCTGAAACGGGCACCAAATTCTGCTTCTCACTTCAGGAAGCCAACAATTAA
- a CDS encoding PAS domain-containing hybrid sensor histidine kinase/response regulator: MLSNHNSEIKRIIDKLQQSKKLKEEALYDEAIQDLKALAPGESDTNNQNSKEALLYTLTSEALIILKGDKIIDCTPNLRDMIQMECNEFMNNSFLGLIHPENRDRTKTLLKNKDTKLTKCRMLRKDKSTVHIEMSIHFAIVEGKTVILLRDITDHVLLEDQLRESENKFRNLANTTSVAIMIYQGEKWAYANPAAERISGYTLNELKEIEYWKFVAPEYQDMVRNRGKQRQQGEDVPSGYEFQIIAKDGKRKWVYLEGKLTIYNGQPAGLISIIEITHIKNVELNLKEKNEALQVADKQLQDKNKILNELNQQLKKQNIKLQKAKEKAEESDRLKSAFLANMSHEIRTPMNAIMGFAEILSETEVSTESQMEFGKTIYSRSQHLLQIINDIVDISKIEANLLNIQKSHFDINQMLDELHETFIPILRKRNKSHIDLKLIKSIAGKFPIYTDHNRLEQILTNLISNAIKFTNQGSISIGYEKPINDILEFYVSDTGSGIKPSEINKIFDRFVMATNAVNDKNEGTGLGLAISKSLAELLGGRIWIAQTSEKGTSFHFTISICEKEKDRQSSDKPEETRLQAMKHTKILLVEDDEGSIKFMRTILEDKGADLTICQKGQDAIEKIAQGAHFDIILMDIRLPDMSGLEVTKTIKPLVNIPIIAQTAYALNEDRDKALQAGCDDYIPKPIDIEKLIQLIKKHTS, translated from the coding sequence ATGCTCTCAAATCATAATTCCGAAATTAAGCGCATAATCGACAAACTTCAACAAAGTAAAAAATTGAAGGAGGAGGCGCTTTATGATGAAGCGATACAAGATCTTAAAGCACTGGCCCCGGGAGAGTCAGACACAAACAACCAAAACAGCAAAGAAGCACTACTCTACACACTAACCAGTGAGGCGCTCATTATCCTAAAAGGCGATAAAATTATTGATTGCACGCCCAATTTGAGAGATATGATACAAATGGAGTGTAATGAGTTCATGAATAATTCATTTTTAGGCCTCATACACCCGGAAAACAGAGACAGAACAAAGACTTTACTAAAAAACAAAGACACAAAGCTGACGAAATGCAGAATGTTGCGCAAAGACAAAAGCACTGTTCATATTGAAATGAGTATACATTTCGCTATAGTAGAGGGTAAAACCGTTATACTCCTCAGAGACATAACAGATCATGTATTACTGGAAGACCAGCTTCGCGAGAGTGAAAACAAATTCAGAAACCTGGCCAACACTACTTCTGTAGCCATTATGATTTACCAGGGTGAAAAATGGGCATATGCCAATCCTGCTGCAGAGCGCATAAGCGGATACACCTTAAACGAATTAAAAGAAATTGAGTACTGGAAATTCGTTGCCCCTGAATACCAGGATATGGTCAGGAACAGAGGAAAACAAAGACAACAGGGTGAGGATGTGCCATCGGGCTATGAATTTCAGATCATTGCCAAAGATGGCAAAAGAAAATGGGTTTATCTGGAAGGTAAGCTGACAATTTATAACGGCCAGCCAGCCGGACTGATATCCATCATAGAAATTACCCACATTAAAAACGTAGAACTAAACCTGAAGGAGAAAAACGAAGCACTGCAGGTTGCTGATAAACAATTACAAGATAAAAACAAAATACTGAATGAACTAAACCAGCAACTAAAAAAGCAAAACATCAAACTTCAAAAAGCCAAAGAAAAAGCAGAAGAAAGCGATCGGTTGAAATCGGCATTTCTGGCAAACATGAGCCACGAAATCAGAACACCAATGAATGCCATAATGGGTTTTGCCGAAATCTTATCAGAAACAGAAGTAAGCACAGAATCTCAAATGGAATTTGGCAAAACCATTTATTCACGTTCGCAACACCTGCTGCAAATTATCAACGATATTGTTGATATATCAAAAATAGAAGCCAACCTGCTCAACATACAAAAAAGTCATTTCGACATTAATCAAATGCTCGATGAACTACATGAAACTTTCATTCCCATATTAAGAAAAAGAAATAAAAGCCATATAGATTTAAAGCTGATAAAATCCATAGCCGGAAAATTTCCGATCTACACTGACCATAACCGACTGGAGCAAATTCTCACCAACTTAATTAGTAACGCCATAAAATTCACAAACCAGGGCAGTATCTCTATAGGCTACGAAAAACCAATAAACGACATACTGGAATTTTACGTCAGCGACACCGGCAGCGGCATTAAACCATCTGAAATTAATAAAATATTTGACCGGTTTGTGATGGCCACCAATGCAGTGAACGATAAGAACGAAGGCACAGGACTTGGACTTGCTATTTCCAAAAGCCTGGCAGAATTACTCGGAGGTAGAATATGGATTGCACAAACTTCTGAAAAAGGCACCTCATTTCACTTTACCATCAGTATTTGCGAAAAAGAAAAAGACAGGCAAAGCTCAGACAAACCGGAGGAGACAAGGCTCCAGGCAATGAAACATACTAAAATACTCCTTGTGGAAGACGACGAAGGCAGTATAAAATTTATGCGCACCATACTGGAAGATAAGGGAGCAGACCTGACAATTTGCCAAAAAGGACAGGATGCAATTGAAAAAATAGCGCAAGGTGCACATTTCGACATAATTCTCATGGATATCAGACTACCTGACATGAGCGGGCTGGAAGTTACCAAAACTATAAAGCCCCTTGTTAACATTCCCATTATTGCACAAACAGCCTATGCCCTGAATGAAGACCGGGATAAAGCTTTGCAGGCCGGCTGCGACGACTATATCCCCAAACCCATTGACATCGAAAAACTCATTCAGCTCATCAAAAAACATACATCCTGA
- a CDS encoding TetR/AcrR family transcriptional regulator, with protein sequence MKQKIANKAKEMFLRFGYSKITLAEISAEMGISKKTIYNHFESKDALLYYIIDQSRVQFENEIHEIEASSNQAFREMVMQILSLLGIWVSDLRTFTQDLAKNHPEAKKYLNDIRKDVIIKHAMRIMEKGKKQGLLDNDARSALALFIFLATAEKVSDTDYHKDLPAELTAGFPANPADLFQNIIEIIYQGIKK encoded by the coding sequence ATGAAACAAAAAATTGCCAATAAAGCCAAAGAGATGTTTCTGCGCTTTGGTTACAGTAAAATAACGCTTGCTGAAATATCAGCAGAAATGGGAATAAGTAAAAAGACCATTTATAACCATTTCGAGAGTAAAGATGCTTTGCTCTATTACATTATTGACCAATCACGGGTTCAATTTGAAAACGAAATACATGAAATTGAAGCCAGCTCTAATCAAGCGTTTCGTGAAATGGTCATGCAAATTTTGTCCTTGTTAGGCATATGGGTTTCAGACTTGCGAACCTTTACCCAGGACCTGGCCAAAAACCACCCGGAAGCAAAAAAATACCTGAACGACATCAGAAAAGATGTGATTATAAAACACGCCATGCGCATTATGGAAAAGGGTAAAAAACAAGGACTACTCGACAATGATGCCAGATCGGCCCTGGCACTATTCATTTTCCTGGCCACAGCCGAAAAAGTAAGCGATACGGATTATCACAAAGATTTGCCTGCAGAACTGACAGCCGGTTTTCCGGCGAACCCGGCAGATCTGTTCCAAAATATCATTGAAATCATTTATCAGGGAATAAAAAAATAA
- a CDS encoding TolC family protein, with protein sequence MTRKIYILSFLLFPYLTFAQGENTSKDTLKLTLNQVVERLKTDNLHIKASQHQLSRAQKEREAQKGLYYPKLDVGATFTQMSEPLELDLTPVKDAILPAYELIGGQNELLGNLTDYMASTGTLDPTTYQSFNNGISQMEMGREGAVSAINDGEWVKTIQDNQFAVVDASLTWPIYTGGKIRAANKAAEARLEATQAKNQDVVAKEITSVVERYFGLRLAMNVEKVRKQVVEGMEKHLHDARKLEENGMIAHAERLHAEVALVEAQRALKKAKNTVELTQTALQNSLTTEAVIDPKTDLFISAKTLNLKDMIQHAQQENPAIKQLQAKAKLAKQGIKKEQAAWYPNVFAFGQADIANYQLSEYMPEWMVGVGLKLNVFDGLAKLRKTQAAKLQHMEVQVWQDKAKLDLATGVTKIYQQMEQAADNYESAQTSIKFAKEYLRIREKAFSQGFATSTDVVDAQLNLAKVETEKLKAMYDFDVALAKFLEFGYRSEEITDFVQQDNN encoded by the coding sequence ATGACCCGGAAAATTTATATTTTAAGCTTCTTGCTTTTTCCATATCTCACCTTTGCACAGGGAGAAAATACAAGCAAGGATACCTTGAAGCTGACACTCAATCAAGTGGTTGAACGTTTAAAAACAGACAACCTGCACATTAAAGCCTCACAGCACCAGCTGTCCCGTGCTCAAAAAGAGCGGGAGGCACAAAAAGGACTCTATTACCCCAAACTCGATGTGGGGGCCACATTTACACAAATGAGCGAACCGTTGGAGCTGGATCTCACTCCCGTAAAAGATGCCATTTTGCCGGCATACGAACTTATTGGTGGTCAAAATGAGCTACTCGGCAACCTTACCGACTACATGGCCAGTACAGGTACGCTCGACCCAACTACTTACCAGTCGTTCAATAACGGAATTTCGCAAATGGAAATGGGTCGTGAAGGAGCTGTTAGTGCCATAAATGATGGCGAGTGGGTAAAAACCATACAGGATAATCAATTTGCAGTAGTCGATGCCAGCCTTACATGGCCAATTTATACAGGTGGAAAAATAAGAGCAGCCAACAAGGCGGCAGAAGCAAGGCTGGAAGCCACCCAAGCCAAAAACCAGGATGTGGTAGCCAAAGAAATTACAAGTGTTGTGGAGCGCTATTTCGGTTTGCGACTGGCAATGAATGTGGAAAAAGTCAGGAAACAAGTAGTCGAAGGCATGGAAAAGCATTTACACGACGCCCGGAAACTCGAAGAAAACGGCATGATTGCCCATGCAGAGCGGCTCCATGCCGAAGTGGCACTGGTAGAAGCCCAAAGAGCACTCAAAAAAGCTAAAAATACCGTTGAACTCACGCAAACAGCCTTACAAAATTCGCTGACTACAGAAGCTGTCATTGATCCGAAAACCGACCTCTTTATTTCGGCCAAAACGCTTAATCTTAAAGACATGATACAACATGCCCAACAAGAGAATCCGGCCATAAAACAACTGCAGGCCAAAGCTAAACTGGCTAAACAGGGCATTAAAAAAGAGCAGGCTGCATGGTATCCCAACGTTTTTGCTTTTGGACAGGCCGATATTGCTAACTATCAGCTATCGGAATACATGCCCGAATGGATGGTGGGTGTCGGGTTAAAACTCAATGTTTTCGACGGCCTGGCAAAGCTTCGTAAAACCCAGGCTGCAAAATTGCAACACATGGAAGTACAGGTTTGGCAGGACAAGGCAAAGCTTGACCTGGCTACAGGTGTCACCAAAATTTATCAGCAAATGGAGCAGGCTGCCGACAATTACGAATCGGCACAAACCTCCATCAAATTTGCCAAAGAATACCTGCGCATTCGCGAAAAAGCATTCAGCCAGGGTTTTGCCACATCTACCGATGTAGTTGATGCCCAACTAAACCTGGCAAAAGTTGAGACAGAAAAACTCAAAGCCATGTATGATTTCGATGTGGCGCTTGCCAAATTCCTTGAATTTGGATATCGTAGTGAGGAGATAACAGACTTTGTACAACAAGATAACAACTAA
- a CDS encoding HlyD family secretion protein: protein MKNSSIVVGATILILVVIMSIIGWVAFKPAPVILQGEVEATEINVATKLTGRMIEKYVKEGDNVEKGDTLLRINSPEVNAKLQQAQAAKNAASAQNKKADKGARQEQINAARNVWLKAKAAAELAKKTYERVNNLYKDGVLPAQKRDEAETQMKAAQLTENAAKANYDMAKSGTRSEDKMAAKAMVDKAEGAISEVQAFLQETSVIAPQTAEIAQINAEQGELVTAGFPVITLVDLNDTWFTFNIREDLLHKFKKGKTFNVRIPALNDSTIEVKINYIHARGDYATWRATKAQGDFDKKMFEVRALPTNKIEGLRPGMSALVNWSDLN from the coding sequence ATGAAGAATAGTAGCATAGTAGTAGGCGCAACAATTTTAATACTGGTAGTAATTATGAGTATTATCGGCTGGGTAGCATTTAAACCGGCCCCGGTAATACTGCAGGGCGAAGTGGAAGCCACAGAAATTAATGTGGCCACAAAACTTACCGGACGTATGATTGAAAAATACGTAAAAGAAGGTGATAATGTAGAAAAAGGCGACACACTGCTTCGCATCAACAGTCCTGAGGTTAATGCCAAATTGCAACAGGCACAGGCAGCCAAAAATGCCGCTTCGGCACAAAACAAAAAAGCCGACAAGGGTGCACGTCAGGAGCAAATTAATGCAGCGCGCAACGTTTGGCTCAAAGCTAAAGCTGCAGCTGAGCTGGCTAAAAAAACATACGAAAGGGTCAATAACCTGTATAAAGATGGTGTATTGCCCGCGCAAAAACGCGACGAAGCTGAAACCCAGATGAAAGCAGCACAGCTCACAGAAAATGCAGCAAAAGCCAACTACGATATGGCCAAATCGGGCACCCGCAGCGAGGACAAAATGGCTGCAAAGGCCATGGTAGATAAAGCTGAAGGCGCCATTAGTGAGGTTCAGGCATTTTTACAGGAAACATCTGTTATTGCGCCACAAACCGCTGAAATTGCTCAAATCAACGCCGAACAGGGCGAACTCGTAACAGCGGGCTTTCCGGTCATCACATTGGTCGACCTGAATGATACCTGGTTTACCTTCAATATACGCGAGGACCTGTTGCACAAATTCAAAAAAGGGAAAACCTTCAACGTGCGCATTCCGGCATTGAACGACAGCACGATTGAGGTAAAAATTAACTACATACATGCACGTGGCGACTATGCAACATGGAGAGCTACAAAGGCACAGGGCGATTTCGATAAAAAAATGTTTGAAGTGCGGGCATTGCCAACAAACAAAATCGAAGGACTACGCCCGGGCATGTCGGCACTGGTAAACTGGAGTGACCTTAATTAG
- a CDS encoding ABC transporter permease has product MQTPNRSWIAVLRREIRRMASKRLYLLMTVVLPLLAFGFFIALFNQGKPTDLPVAVLDNDQTSLSRDLTETIDLTTTVNITDYATDLKEAKEGLKRGDFYAVVVIPDNFRKNIYRNQQPTVSNNYNNAYMVVGSLINSDVTKAVSTFSKGINLQSRLKHGQSKKAAMVAINPIAIDGHKLFNPYLNYFYYLATTFLPIMLLIFILMSTVYAIGSEYKQGTAGEWLKTANGSIIRALSGKLLPYALIWFTQMLFMNIVMFRFFHTPLNGEVWLIVLNAFLFVLAYMATGIFIAAIFPALRMGLSVASIYSALAFTFSGLTFPYIAMYKLVAFFGNLFPFSHYLQVFLDQSLRNAPISVTFEPLLYLNLFLLLPFVVMPKLKKMCLQPAYWGKL; this is encoded by the coding sequence ATGCAAACACCCAACAGAAGCTGGATTGCGGTACTCCGCCGTGAAATCAGGCGAATGGCCTCAAAAAGGCTGTACCTGCTCATGACCGTGGTACTTCCATTGCTGGCGTTTGGCTTTTTCATTGCATTGTTCAACCAGGGCAAACCAACCGACTTGCCCGTGGCAGTGCTCGACAATGACCAAACTTCGCTCTCAAGAGACCTTACAGAAACCATTGACCTTACAACAACTGTAAATATTACGGATTACGCCACCGACCTTAAAGAGGCAAAAGAGGGCCTGAAGAGGGGTGACTTTTATGCAGTAGTTGTAATTCCCGACAATTTCAGAAAAAACATATACCGCAACCAGCAGCCAACCGTGAGTAATAATTACAATAATGCATACATGGTAGTCGGCAGCCTCATCAATAGTGATGTTACAAAAGCTGTGAGCACCTTTTCAAAAGGCATCAACCTGCAATCGAGATTAAAACACGGCCAATCGAAAAAAGCTGCCATGGTAGCCATAAATCCCATTGCCATTGACGGACATAAGCTATTTAATCCATACCTCAATTACTTTTACTACCTGGCAACCACATTTTTGCCCATCATGTTGCTCATTTTCATTCTAATGAGCACCGTGTATGCCATTGGCAGCGAATACAAGCAGGGTACAGCCGGAGAATGGCTAAAAACAGCCAACGGAAGCATCATCAGGGCACTTTCGGGAAAGCTGCTCCCCTACGCCCTCATTTGGTTTACACAAATGTTATTTATGAATATCGTAATGTTCCGATTTTTCCATACGCCACTCAACGGTGAAGTTTGGCTCATTGTACTCAATGCTTTTCTTTTTGTACTGGCTTATATGGCCACAGGCATTTTCATAGCAGCCATCTTTCCGGCACTACGAATGGGACTAAGCGTGGCAAGCATTTATTCAGCGCTGGCGTTTACCTTCAGCGGACTCACATTCCCCTACATTGCAATGTATAAGCTTGTGGCATTTTTTGGTAATTTATTCCCTTTCAGTCACTATTTGCAGGTTTTTCTGGACCAATCGCTGCGCAATGCACCCATATCGGTCACATTTGAGCCTTTACTTTATCTGAACCTCTTTTTATTGCTGCCGTTTGTGGTAATGCCCAAACTTAAAAAAATGTGTTTACAACCCGCTTATTGGGGCAAATTGTAG
- a CDS encoding ABC transporter permease, protein MNYIKSALKEILQLCGGELRKIFTDGGVMLLLFGATLIYPLIYSFTYAPEVLQETPVALVNQNDSKHTRELKRMLDATAEIDITMETGSLQEAELSFYEGDVAGIILIPENFTSNLYQKEAAHLAVYADASYMMLYKQVYQAAAFTSQTLGKKIEVKKRLAKGTPTEAAIKKSNPVAFESHGLFNPQGGYGSYAMPAILVLVLQQTLLLGIGMRGGTDRELGAKHYLLPQKASLSGALRIIFGKTLAYLLLYIPISFYLFVVVMRWFHFPQAGDPSDLFILSIPLTLASIMLGFLFTTFFKNRENSMIFLLFTSVPLIFLSGFSWPVESFPFGFEALSHLFPSSAGIQGLLKISVMGGTIKTAMPEFIELWTMVIAFFIINWIIVRVKMKRLNAASV, encoded by the coding sequence ATGAACTATATAAAATCAGCCTTAAAAGAAATATTACAATTGTGCGGTGGTGAACTTCGGAAAATTTTTACCGACGGAGGTGTAATGCTGTTGCTATTTGGCGCCACATTAATTTACCCGCTAATATACAGCTTCACATATGCCCCGGAGGTACTGCAGGAGACCCCTGTAGCGCTCGTAAATCAAAATGACAGCAAACACACCCGGGAGCTGAAGCGTATGCTTGATGCAACTGCTGAAATTGACATTACAATGGAAACAGGTAGTTTGCAGGAAGCTGAACTGAGTTTTTACGAAGGCGATGTTGCAGGCATCATCCTCATACCTGAAAATTTCACCTCGAATCTTTACCAAAAGGAGGCAGCCCACCTGGCAGTATACGCCGATGCCAGCTACATGATGCTCTATAAGCAGGTATACCAGGCAGCGGCATTTACCTCGCAAACTTTAGGTAAGAAAATAGAAGTAAAAAAACGACTCGCAAAAGGAACGCCCACCGAAGCAGCAATCAAAAAGTCTAATCCTGTGGCCTTTGAGTCACATGGCCTGTTTAATCCGCAGGGTGGCTATGGTTCTTATGCCATGCCCGCCATACTGGTACTCGTTCTGCAACAAACACTGCTACTTGGCATTGGCATGCGTGGCGGAACCGACCGTGAGTTGGGGGCCAAACACTATTTATTACCCCAAAAGGCAAGCCTGAGCGGTGCATTGCGCATTATATTTGGCAAAACACTGGCCTATCTCCTGCTCTACATCCCCATTTCATTTTATCTTTTTGTGGTGGTAATGCGTTGGTTCCATTTTCCACAGGCCGGCGATCCTTCAGATCTCTTCATCCTGTCTATTCCACTTACGCTGGCATCGATTATGCTTGGATTCCTGTTCACAACATTTTTTAAAAATCGTGAAAACAGCATGATATTTCTGCTTTTCACATCGGTACCATTGATTTTCCTGAGTGGGTTTTCATGGCCTGTAGAATCGTTCCCATTTGGATTTGAGGCACTATCGCACCTGTTCCCCAGTTCTGCCGGTATACAGGGACTACTAAAAATTAGTGTGATGGGCGGCACTATAAAAACAGCCATGCCCGAATTCATTGAACTATGGACCATGGTAATTGCATTTTTCATCATCAACTGGATTATTGTAAGGGTAAAGATGAAGCGGTTGAATGCTGCATCAGTATAA
- the recR gene encoding recombination mediator RecR, whose translation MTEHELPSNLLEQAVNEMSRLPGIGRKTALRLILHLLREEKKDALKLGESLTKLVNDIHYCTVCHNITENEVCDICSDSARDHKTICVVEDIRDLLAIENTQQYNGVYHVLGGIISPIDGVGPGDLTIDLLMQRLEGEMPDEIIFALPTTMEGDTTNYYLHKQIAGRVDKITTLARGLSFGDELQYADEVTLGRSLVERIDYQTS comes from the coding sequence ATGACAGAACACGAATTACCATCAAACCTGTTGGAGCAGGCCGTTAATGAAATGTCGCGTTTACCCGGCATTGGCCGCAAAACTGCCTTGCGGCTGATCTTACATTTGCTGCGCGAGGAGAAAAAAGATGCATTGAAGCTTGGCGAATCGCTCACCAAACTGGTAAACGACATTCACTATTGCACAGTATGCCACAATATTACCGAAAACGAGGTATGCGATATCTGCTCAGACAGCGCACGAGATCACAAAACAATATGTGTGGTGGAAGATATCAGGGACTTGCTGGCGATTGAAAACACACAACAGTACAATGGTGTGTACCATGTACTGGGCGGCATTATTTCACCCATTGACGGAGTGGGACCCGGTGATTTAACCATTGACCTGCTCATGCAAAGGCTGGAAGGCGAAATGCCCGATGAAATTATTTTTGCCCTGCCCACCACCATGGAAGGTGACACCACCAACTACTACCTGCACAAACAAATAGCCGGGCGGGTAGATAAAATTACCACGCTGGCGCGCGGACTCTCTTTTGGCGATGAGCTCCAATATGCCGATGAAGTAACCCTTGGGCGATCGCTGGTAGAACGCATCGACTATCAAACAAGCTAA
- a CDS encoding DUF4357 domain-containing protein, whose product MLIFGEKKFIKTPFNSEEELERVVIDNYEHIFGPTSFYLPKALIKTGDGTGTIPDGFAIDLASKKWYLVEAELLHHNVWGHIAPQISKQVIASLQALSKKIIEDLAVDQYQKDQSTKEKFEEQGIKEIDVRKELSDILDKEPIIGLPIDLVSGDLKEWARTLKYNVKLWTITKYVDFNDKNSIVYEFPEEFRPTLDTEEEQEQETGSGELTRYDVTISDLIEKEYLKIGDKLRMSYKPRNGNKKTYEATILEDGSLEVLGQIFSSPSYAALAGIQDAGSDRKTVNGWTSWKTKPNKTIAELRDEFLDKK is encoded by the coding sequence ATGCTAATATTTGGAGAAAAAAAATTCATTAAAACACCCTTTAATAGTGAAGAGGAGCTGGAAAGGGTTGTTATTGATAACTATGAACATATTTTTGGACCAACTTCTTTTTATTTGCCAAAAGCTTTGATTAAAACAGGTGATGGAACAGGAACGATACCTGATGGATTTGCAATTGATTTGGCATCAAAAAAATGGTATTTAGTAGAAGCTGAATTGCTTCATCATAATGTATGGGGGCACATTGCACCCCAGATATCAAAGCAAGTAATTGCTTCATTGCAAGCTTTATCAAAAAAGATAATTGAGGATCTGGCAGTGGATCAATATCAAAAGGATCAGTCAACGAAGGAGAAGTTTGAAGAGCAAGGAATAAAAGAGATTGATGTGAGAAAGGAGTTGTCTGATATTTTGGATAAAGAACCAATTATTGGACTTCCAATTGATTTAGTTTCTGGTGATTTAAAAGAGTGGGCAAGAACATTGAAATATAACGTAAAATTATGGACAATAACAAAATATGTTGATTTCAATGATAAAAACTCTATAGTTTACGAATTTCCAGAGGAATTTAGACCAACTCTTGATACAGAAGAGGAGCAAGAACAAGAGACTGGATCAGGTGAATTGACAAGATATGATGTTACTATTTCTGATCTAATAGAAAAGGAATATCTTAAAATTGGAGATAAATTGAGAATGTCCTATAAGCCAAGAAATGGAAATAAAAAGACTTATGAGGCAACTATTCTTGAGGATGGATCTTTAGAAGTATTGGGGCAAATTTTTAGTAGTCCCAGTTATGCAGCTCTTGCTGGGATTCAGGATGCAGGGAGTGATAGAAAAACAGTAAACGGATGGACAAGTTGGAAGACAAAACCGAATAAAACGATTGCTGAATTGAGAGACGAATTCCTTGATAAAAAATAA